The Halovulum dunhuangense genome includes the window GACCTGCACCGCGCCCATGGCGTCGACCTGCGCGAGGGCGTCGGCCTCGTCCGGCTGCTGCCGGGCGCGGACGGGCGCGTGGCGGGGGCAGAGTTGTCGGACGGCACCACGCTGGAGGTGGATTTCGCGATCGCCGGGGTCGGCATCGCGCCCGACACCGCGCTGGCCGAGGCGGCGGGCCTTGCCATCGACAACGGGATCGCGGTGGACGCCAACGGCCGGACCAGCGACCCCGACATCTTCGCCGCCGGCGACTGCACCTCGTTCCCGTGGCAGGGCGGACGGCTGCGGCTGGAAAGCGTGCCCAACGCCATCGAGCAGGCCGAAGCGGTGGCGGCCGCGATGCTGGACCCCGACGCGCCGCCCTATGTGGCCAAGCCCTGGTTCTGGTCCGACCAGTACGACGTCAAGTTGCAGATCGCGGGACTGAACACCGGCCATGACCGGGTCGTGACCCGCAAGGGTGCGCGCGAGGGCGCCCTGTCGGTGTGGTACTTCAGGGGCGAGCGCCTGCTGGCGGTGGACGCGATGAACGACCCGCGCGCCTACATGACCGCGAAGCGCTGGATCGAGGCGGGGCTGTCCCCCGCCCCGGACGAGATCGCGGAGCCCGCGCGCGACCTGAAAGAGATCGCGGCAGGCTGATGCGGATCGTCGGCGGCAGATTTCGCGGCACCGCGCTCGCCTCGGTTGGCAAGGGGGACCCGGAGGCGCATCTGCGCCCGACCTCGGACCGGGTGCGCGAGAGCCTTTTCAACCTGCTGGCGCATGGCGACTATCCCCCGCTCGAAGGCGCGCGGGTGCTCGACCTGTTCGCGGGCACCGGCGCGCTGGGCTTCGAGGCGCTGAGCCGGGGCGCGGCCCATGTGCTGTTCGTCGATGACGGCGCCAAGGCGCGGGCGCTGATCCGCGAGAATACAGACCGGCTGCGGGCGATCGGGACGACGAAGATCTATCGCCGCGACGCGACACGGCTGGGCGAAAACCGGGGCGCGCCCTACGGGCTGGTGTTCCTCGATCCACCCTATGGCAAGGGGTTCGGGGAACGGGCGCTCGTCTCGGCGCTGGCGGGGGGCTGGATCGCCCCGGGTGCGCTGATCGTCTGGGAAGAGGCCGCGGGGGCCAGCGTAACGCCGCCCGCGGGGCTTGTGCCGCTGGATGACCGGCGCTACGGCGAGACGCAGATCCGCATCTTTCGGCTGGGCGATCCGGACTGACGCGGCAGCGCCTCTGGCCAGTTGCCGCAGGGTCGCCTATCACGGAGCCATGAGCCGATTTGCCCCCGCCCCGACCGAGGATGCCGCCCATGGATAGCCGGGTGAGCGAGCCGCGCGCGCTGCTGTCGTCGGTCTTCGGTTTCGACAGTTTCCGCCCCGGGCAGGAAGAAATCGTCAGCGCCGTCTGCGCCGGGCGCGACGTGCTGGCGATCATGCCCACGGGGGGCGGCAAGTCGCTGTGCTACCAGTTGCCGGCGCTGGCCCGCGAGGGGGTGACGGTGGTCGTATCGCCGCTGATCGCGCTGATGCGCGACCAGGTGCGCGCGCTGCGCGAGGCGGGCGTGAGCGCGGGGGCGCTGACCTCGGCCACCGACGAGGCGGAGGCGGAGGAGATCTTCTCCGCGCTCGATGCCGGGCGGCTGAAGCTGCTCTACATGGCGCCCGAACGGCTGGCGCGGGCCGGGACCGAGGCGCTGTTGCGCCGGGTGCGGCCGACGATGATCGCGGTGGACGAGGCGCACTGCGTCAGCCAGTGGGGCCACGACTTCCGCCCCGACTACCTGGAGATAGGGCGGCTGCGCGAACGGCTTGGCTGCCAGGTCACCGCCTTTACCGCGACCGCGGATGCCGAGACCCGGGCCGAGATCGTCACCCGGCTCTTTCCGGAGACGCCGGAGGTGTTCCTGCGCGGCTTCGACCGGCCGAACCTGGACCTGGTTTTCCGGCCCAAGGACAACCCGCGCGCGCAGTTGCTGGATTTCGTGAACGCGCGGCGGGGCCAGTCCGGGATCGTCTATTGCGCAAGCCGCGCCCGGACCGAAACGCTGGCCCGCGCCCTGGGAGAGGCGGGGCATTCGACACTTGCCTATCACGCCGGCATGGAGGCCGATGCACGCCGCCACGCGGAGACGCGGTTCCAGCGCGAGGACGGGCTGATCGTCTGCGCCACCGTCGCCTTCGGCATGGGGATCGACAAGCCGGACATCCGCTATGTCGTTCATGCCGACCTGCCGAAATCCATCGAGGCCTATTACCAGGAGATCGGACGCGCCGGGCGGGACGGGCTGCCGGCCGAGACGCTGACCCTGTTCGGCGCCGACGACATCCGCCTGCGCCGGGCCCAGATCGACGAAAGCCTTGCCCCCGACGAGCGCAAGGAGGCCGATCACGGGCGGCTGAACGCGCTTCTGGGCCTGGCGGAAACCCCGCATTGCCGACGGCGGGCGCTGCTGGCCTATTTCGGCGAGACGCCCGAGGATGATTGCGGCGGCTGCGACACCTGCCGCGAGCGGCCCGAGTTGCACGACGCGACGGAAGCGGCGCAGAAGGCGTTTTCGGCCGTGCTGCGCACGGGCCAGAGTTTCGGCTCGGGCCACCTGATCGACCTCCTGCGCGGCGTCCGGACCGAGCGGATGCGCGAGCGCGGCCATGACGAGTTGCCCACCTTCGGGGTGGGAAAGGATCTGTCCAAGGCACAGTGGCAGGTGATCTTTCGCCAGCTGATGGGCCTGGACTACCTGCGCCCCGACGTGACGCGCCACGGCGCGTTGCGCCTGACCGAGGCGGCGCGGCCCTTGCTGCGCGGCGAAGCGGGGCTGGAGCTGCGGCGCGACCGGCTGGAAGGGGCGGCGCGGGCCGTCACGGTGGCCCCGCGGGCGTTGGTCGACGAGGAGGACGCGGCCCTTTTCGCGGCGCTGAAGGCGCGGCGGCGGGCGCTGGCCGAGGCGGCGAAGGTTCCGGCCTATGTGATCTTTCCCGACCGCACGCTGGCCGAGATGGCCGCCCGGAGGCCCGCGACGCTGGATGCGATGCGGCAGGTGCCCGGCGTGGGCGACACCAAGCTGGAGCGCTACGGGCAGGTGTTCCTGGAGGTCGTCACGGGCGCATCGGTGGCCGCCCTGCACCCGGCACGGCGCAGGATCGCCGGGCGCGGCGCGGCGGACCTGTTCGACCGGCTGCATGCCGAGATGGTGCGGCTTGCGCGTGGCGAGAGCGGGCTCGAGAAATACCTTGGCTGCACCCATGCGACGCTGGTGAAGGTCGCCGAGACGCGCCCGGGCTCGATGGCGGCGCTGGAGGCGGTTCCGGGGATGGGCGCGCAGAAGACCGCGCGGTTCGGGACGGCCTTTCTCGCCATCCTGACCGAGGACTAGGGTGCCGGCGCCGGATGCCTCCGGCGGGGATATTTGAGGAAAGTGGAAGGCGGGCGCGGGGGCGCTCAATCCTCCATGGCGGCGCGTTCCTCGACGATCTCGAAGGGGACGCCGGGCTCGTCCTTGGCGCAGCGGATCACGAGGGAGGTCTTGACGCTGGCGACATGGTCGGCTGCGGTGAGTTCCTCGGTGAGGAAGCTCTGGAAGGTGGAGAGATCGGGGGCGACGCATTTGAGGATGAAGTCGATCTCGCCGTTCAGCATGTGGCATTCGCGGACCAGGGGCCAGGAGCGGGCACGGGCCTCGAAGGCGGAGAGCACCGCCTCGGCCTGGCTGGTGAGGCTGACCATGGCGAAGACCTGCACCTCGAAGCCGAGTCCGCGGCCGTTGACGCGGGCGTGGTATCCCTCGATGAAGCCCGTCTCCTCGAGGGTGCGCACGCGCCGCAGGCAGGGCGGCGCCGAGATGCCCACCCGGCGCGACAGCTCGACATTGGTCATCCGGCCATCGGCCTGCAGTTCAGCGAGTATCTTGCGGTCGATCGGATCGAGCTTGACGCTTGGCACGGAACGGGTCCCCCTGGAAATCGAAGGTTATTTTACCAGCACCGGCATATTGCGCAAGATTGTTTCAAGCTTGCGCAATGATTTAATCGCGAGACCGGCAGGATCCGACGGCTCGGCCGGGGTTCCACGGCCCCGCCGATCGGCCTATATACGGGGCCATGCCTGCACGAGACGCGTGCGAGAAGGAGCTGCGCCATGTCCGAGACCCGCCACACCCGCCTGTTGATCATCGGTTCCGGCCCCGCCGGCTATACCGCCGCCATCTATGGTGCGCGCGCCATGCTGAACCCGGTGCTGGTGCAGGGGATCCAGCCGGGCGGACAGCTGACCACCACCACGGAGGTGGAGAACTGGCCCGGCGACACCGAGGTTCAGGGCCCCGACCTGATGGTGCGGATGGAAGCGCATGCCAAGGCCATGGGCACCGAGATCGTGCAGGACCACATCTCGCGGCTGGATCTGCAGGCGCGGCCCTTCGTGGCCGCGGGCGACAGCGGGACGACCTATACCGCGGATGCGCTGATCCTTGCGACGGGGGCGCAGGCGAAATGGCTGGGGCTGGCTTCGGAGGACAGGTTCAAGGGCTTCGGCGTGTCCGCCTGTGCGACCTGCGACGGGTTCTTCTACCGCGGCCAGGAGATCGTGGTCGTCGGCGGCGGCAACACCGCCGTCGAGGAGGCGCTGTTCCTGACCAATTTCGCATCCAGGGTGACGCTGGTCCATCGCCGGGACACGCTGCGCGCGGAGAAGATCCTCCAGGAGCGCCTGTTCGCCAATCCGAAGATCGAGACGCTCTGGTTCCACGAGATAGAGGAGGTGCTGGGCACCGACAGCCCGCTGGGTGTCGAGGGGGTCCGGCTGCGCGACGTGCGCGACGGGTCGCTGCGCGAGCTGCCCTGCAAGGGGCTCTTCATCGCGATCGGTCATGCCCCCGCCTCGGAGCTGGTGCGCGACCAGCTCGAGACCCATCACGGCGGCTATGTGAAGGTGGAACCGGGCACGACCCGCACCTCGATCCCGGGCGTGTTCGCGGCCGGCGACCTGACGGATCATGTCTATCGCCAGGCGGTGACCAGCGCCGGGATGGGCTGCATGGCAGCGCTCGATGCCGAGCGCTATCTTGCGGCACTGGACGCGGGTGCGGCGAAGGCCGCCGAATAGGACCGGCGTCCTTGGGCCAGCTGGGGGAATTCGCGCTCGCGCTGAGCGGCGGGGGCGCCGCGGCGCTGGGGCATGTGCCGATACTTGAAGTGCTGGACCGGCTGGAACTGCGGCCGGTGGCGGTCGCGGGCACCTCGATGGGGGCCGTGATCGGCGCCTGCCACGCGTCCGGCATGGACGGGGCGGCGATGCGGCGACACCTGGAGGGGGTGCTGGGCGATCGCTGGTCGCTGCTGCGGCGCGTCACGGGCGCGATGGGGCTGGAAGGGCTGGGCAGCCTGCCGGCGATGGACCCGCTCAGGATGGTGGAGGCGTTCCTGCCCGACGGCGTGCCGGAACGGTTCGAGGATCTGGAAATCCCGCTGCGGGTGATCGCGACGGATTACCACGCGCAGGAGCAGAAGATCTTCGACAGCGGCCCGCTGCGGCCGGCACTGGCGGCCTCCATCGCGATTCCGGGCGTCTTTCGCCCCCATGCGCTGGGGGGTCGGGTCTATGTGGACGGGGGCGTGGTCAACAACCTGCCCTTCGACGCCCTGCCGGACGCGGCAATGGTCATCGCCGTCGACATGGCGACCGAGACGCCGAACGGGGATGCAGGCGAAGTGCCCGGCACCATCGAATGCACCATGGGTGCGATGCAGGTGATGATGCGCGCCATGCTCGAGTTGCGGATGCGGACCGAGGCGCCGGAGATGCTGGTGCGGTCGGGCGCCGGGCGTTTCCGGGCGCTGGAGTTTCACCGCCTGCGCGAGATCCTCGACGCGTCGGCCCCGGCAGCGGAAAAGTTGCAGCGGTTGCTGGAGGGATGGACCGAGGAGGCCGAGCGCCCCCGGCCCGTTGTCGTCACCGGGGACTAGCGCCGCCTATTCTGCCGCCATCAGGGGTGCAAGGCGGCCCTTGCCGAACACCAGCGGCGTGCGGTCGCTGGCAGCGAAGCGCAGGACACGGCCCAGGATCACCTCGTGATCGCCGCCGTCGCAGCGGTTGTAGACGCCGCACTCGAAGCTTGCGGCGCTGTCGGGCAGGACCGGGATCCCGTGCAGGCCGGGCTGCCAGTCGAGGCCCGCGAAGCGATCCTCGACCCGCGAAGAGAAGATGCCCGGCAGGTCGGACTGCCCGACCGCCAACACGTTGATCGCGAAATGCGGGTTCCGCTGGAAGGACGGGAGGCTGGACGCGCGGAGCGCGATGCTCCAGAGCACGAGCGGCGGATCGAGCGAGACGGAATTGAACGAACTGACGGTCAGGCCGACCGGGCGCCCGTCGGGATCGAGGGTGGTGACGACCGCCACGCCGGTGGGAAAGCAGCCCAGCGCGCGCCGGAACTCCTGCGGATCGGGAAGGGACGGGCTCTGGGCGTCGGGCTGCATCGCAACTCTCCTGTCTGTTGCACTGCAAGATAGGAGGGACCGGCGTCAGGACAAATCCCGCGCGCGTGGCGACAGTCAGTTTCCGGAGGCCGGCGCCCCGGCGCGCGCGCGGCAGGGGCCGAAGACGGCCGCAAGGCCCAGGATGAGACCCGAGACGGTGGCGATCATGCCGGCGGCGCTGACCGCGTCCCTTGCGCCAAGCCAGAGCGGGCCATAACCGGCAAGGACATAGCCCAAGATGGCCGAAAGCGCCGCGAACAGGACGGACCAGGCGATCTGCCGCTCCAGCCGATTGGTGACCAGGCGGGCGGCTGCGGGCGGGCAGATGAACATGGCGATCACGATGATCGAGCCGACCGCGTCGAAGGCCGCCACCGCGGCCACGGCGGCCGCGATCACCAGGCCGACGCCGATCGCCCCCACCGGCAGACCGAGGGTGGCGGCGAAGCCCTCGTCGAAGGTCGAGATCTTGAGCGGGCGCCAGAACAGTCGCAGAAGCGCCAGCATCGCCGCGCAGGTCAACGCGATGCGGAGCAGTTCCGGCGGCAGGCCGGCCAGCGCAGCGGGATCGATGAGCGAGCCCCAGCCGGTGGCGTCCAGCCAGATCAGCGTCTCGAGATTGCCGTAGAGCGCATGCTCGACATCCAGGTGGACCGAGGAGGTGTCGGACTGCTCCAGCAGCAGCACGCCGGCGGCGAAGAGCGCGGTGAAGGTGACGCCCATCGCGGCGCCGGGTTCGATCCGGCCGAGGCGGCGGATCGTCTCGATCATCACCACGGCGACCACGGCCGCCCCCGCGGCCCCGATCAGCATGGGCCAGGCGGCGACGGTGCCGGTCACGAGAAAGGCCACGACGATGCCGGGCAGGGCCACATGGCTGATCGCGTCGCCGATAAGCGCCTGCTTGCGCAGCAGCAGGAAATTGCCCGGCAGCGCGCAGGCGATGGCGGAAAGGACACCGATCAGGAGCGGCGTCAGGCTGAAGGGGACGAACTCCGCGCCGCTCATGCCGGCAGCGCCTGCGGCGGGCCGAGGCGGCGGTCGATCTCGGCGATCTGGTCCGGGGTGAGCACGCTCTCGATTTCCTCGAGGCCGTCATGCGGCGAGAGGGTGTCGTCATGTGCCGCCATCCGTCGGGCCATGCGCCAGCGCGCCTCGTCGCGCAGGGCGCGGGCTGCGCGCGCCCGGCCCGCCTGGGTGGGAACACCGTCG containing:
- a CDS encoding patatin-like phospholipase family protein, with product MGQLGEFALALSGGGAAALGHVPILEVLDRLELRPVAVAGTSMGAVIGACHASGMDGAAMRRHLEGVLGDRWSLLRRVTGAMGLEGLGSLPAMDPLRMVEAFLPDGVPERFEDLEIPLRVIATDYHAQEQKIFDSGPLRPALAASIAIPGVFRPHALGGRVYVDGGVVNNLPFDALPDAAMVIAVDMATETPNGDAGEVPGTIECTMGAMQVMMRAMLELRMRTEAPEMLVRSGAGRFRALEFHRLREILDASAPAAEKLQRLLEGWTEEAERPRPVVVTGD
- a CDS encoding winged helix-turn-helix transcriptional regulator, giving the protein MPSVKLDPIDRKILAELQADGRMTNVELSRRVGISAPPCLRRVRTLEETGFIEGYHARVNGRGLGFEVQVFAMVSLTSQAEAVLSAFEARARSWPLVRECHMLNGEIDFILKCVAPDLSTFQSFLTEELTAADHVASVKTSLVIRCAKDEPGVPFEIVEERAAMED
- a CDS encoding metal ABC transporter permease; this translates as MSGAEFVPFSLTPLLIGVLSAIACALPGNFLLLRKQALIGDAISHVALPGIVVAFLVTGTVAAWPMLIGAAGAAVVAVVMIETIRRLGRIEPGAAMGVTFTALFAAGVLLLEQSDTSSVHLDVEHALYGNLETLIWLDATGWGSLIDPAALAGLPPELLRIALTCAAMLALLRLFWRPLKISTFDEGFAATLGLPVGAIGVGLVIAAAVAAVAAFDAVGSIIVIAMFICPPAAARLVTNRLERQIAWSVLFAALSAILGYVLAGYGPLWLGARDAVSAAGMIATVSGLILGLAAVFGPCRARAGAPASGN
- a CDS encoding NAD(P)/FAD-dependent oxidoreductase translates to MTRIVVVGAGQAGASLAERLRALGHAGDLTLIGAEAHPPYQRPPLSKKYLLGEMALERLFLRPPAFYAEQGITLRLGCRVTGIDRAGKAVLLEGGERLDYDRLALTTGSVPRRLPAAMGGDLPGVFVVRGLSDVDAMAPEFRDGARVLVVGGGYIGLEAAAVAASKGLHVTLIEAAPRILGRVASDATAAYFRDLHRAHGVDLREGVGLVRLLPGADGRVAGAELSDGTTLEVDFAIAGVGIAPDTALAEAAGLAIDNGIAVDANGRTSDPDIFAAGDCTSFPWQGGRLRLESVPNAIEQAEAVAAAMLDPDAPPYVAKPWFWSDQYDVKLQIAGLNTGHDRVVTRKGAREGALSVWYFRGERLLAVDAMNDPRAYMTAKRWIEAGLSPAPDEIAEPARDLKEIAAG
- the rsmD gene encoding 16S rRNA (guanine(966)-N(2))-methyltransferase RsmD — encoded protein: MRIVGGRFRGTALASVGKGDPEAHLRPTSDRVRESLFNLLAHGDYPPLEGARVLDLFAGTGALGFEALSRGAAHVLFVDDGAKARALIRENTDRLRAIGTTKIYRRDATRLGENRGAPYGLVFLDPPYGKGFGERALVSALAGGWIAPGALIVWEEAAGASVTPPAGLVPLDDRRYGETQIRIFRLGDPD
- the recQ gene encoding DNA helicase RecQ yields the protein MDSRVSEPRALLSSVFGFDSFRPGQEEIVSAVCAGRDVLAIMPTGGGKSLCYQLPALAREGVTVVVSPLIALMRDQVRALREAGVSAGALTSATDEAEAEEIFSALDAGRLKLLYMAPERLARAGTEALLRRVRPTMIAVDEAHCVSQWGHDFRPDYLEIGRLRERLGCQVTAFTATADAETRAEIVTRLFPETPEVFLRGFDRPNLDLVFRPKDNPRAQLLDFVNARRGQSGIVYCASRARTETLARALGEAGHSTLAYHAGMEADARRHAETRFQREDGLIVCATVAFGMGIDKPDIRYVVHADLPKSIEAYYQEIGRAGRDGLPAETLTLFGADDIRLRRAQIDESLAPDERKEADHGRLNALLGLAETPHCRRRALLAYFGETPEDDCGGCDTCRERPELHDATEAAQKAFSAVLRTGQSFGSGHLIDLLRGVRTERMRERGHDELPTFGVGKDLSKAQWQVIFRQLMGLDYLRPDVTRHGALRLTEAARPLLRGEAGLELRRDRLEGAARAVTVAPRALVDEEDAALFAALKARRRALAEAAKVPAYVIFPDRTLAEMAARRPATLDAMRQVPGVGDTKLERYGQVFLEVVTGASVAALHPARRRIAGRGAADLFDRLHAEMVRLARGESGLEKYLGCTHATLVKVAETRPGSMAALEAVPGMGAQKTARFGTAFLAILTED
- a CDS encoding flavin reductase family protein, whose protein sequence is MQPDAQSPSLPDPQEFRRALGCFPTGVAVVTTLDPDGRPVGLTVSSFNSVSLDPPLVLWSIALRASSLPSFQRNPHFAINVLAVGQSDLPGIFSSRVEDRFAGLDWQPGLHGIPVLPDSAASFECGVYNRCDGGDHEVILGRVLRFAASDRTPLVFGKGRLAPLMAAE
- the trxB gene encoding thioredoxin-disulfide reductase; translation: MSETRHTRLLIIGSGPAGYTAAIYGARAMLNPVLVQGIQPGGQLTTTTEVENWPGDTEVQGPDLMVRMEAHAKAMGTEIVQDHISRLDLQARPFVAAGDSGTTYTADALILATGAQAKWLGLASEDRFKGFGVSACATCDGFFYRGQEIVVVGGGNTAVEEALFLTNFASRVTLVHRRDTLRAEKILQERLFANPKIETLWFHEIEEVLGTDSPLGVEGVRLRDVRDGSLRELPCKGLFIAIGHAPASELVRDQLETHHGGYVKVEPGTTRTSIPGVFAAGDLTDHVYRQAVTSAGMGCMAALDAERYLAALDAGAAKAAE